Proteins encoded within one genomic window of Pirellulales bacterium:
- a CDS encoding protein phosphatase 2C domain-containing protein, giving the protein MDHESTTWQSGISHAVRSDIGLRRANNQDSYAVALANSEDAWLARGHLFLVADGMGAHAAGELASKLAADVVPQTYRKHAELPAPDAIHLGVQEANSVIHARGQANAEFHGMGTTGSVLLLLPQGALVAHVGDSRVYRLRGQQLEQLTFDHSLAWEMMSSGHLSDEQLPASVPRNIITRSLGPSPQVEIDREGPYPLAVGDTFLLCSDGLSGQVTDDEMGQILVTLDPEEAAQALVDLANLRGGPDNITVIVAKVTSPRLISHADTGWTAAAAESESADYMRLLFWGMSLVALFAAMSFGAARYWAAAGLGATVAAAFAAAAYVTHGGRRALQEHVGGEARYGRGPYRTRHCLPDRRVADELAKIVGQLRQAATDGNFAVDWSRFRGWEEAAVAAAERSDYAIAIRSYCRAMSSMMQQLRNQSSGGTSAGAGAN; this is encoded by the coding sequence ATGGATCACGAGTCAACCACGTGGCAGAGCGGCATCAGCCATGCGGTCCGTAGCGACATTGGGCTGCGGCGCGCGAACAACCAAGACTCATACGCGGTGGCGCTGGCCAATAGCGAAGACGCCTGGCTGGCGCGCGGACACTTGTTTCTAGTGGCCGATGGCATGGGCGCGCACGCGGCCGGCGAGTTGGCCAGCAAGCTGGCGGCCGACGTCGTGCCGCAAACCTACCGCAAGCATGCCGAACTGCCGGCGCCCGACGCCATTCATCTCGGCGTGCAAGAAGCCAACAGCGTGATTCACGCCCGCGGTCAGGCCAACGCCGAATTTCACGGCATGGGCACCACCGGCAGCGTGCTGTTGCTGCTGCCCCAAGGCGCGCTGGTCGCGCATGTGGGAGACAGCCGCGTCTACCGTCTGCGCGGACAGCAATTGGAGCAACTCACGTTCGATCACAGCCTGGCCTGGGAGATGATGTCGTCCGGCCACTTGAGCGACGAGCAGCTTCCCGCCTCGGTGCCGCGCAACATTATCACCCGTTCGCTCGGCCCGTCGCCGCAGGTCGAGATCGATCGAGAAGGCCCCTATCCGCTGGCGGTGGGAGACACCTTCTTATTGTGCAGCGACGGCCTCAGCGGGCAGGTGACCGACGACGAAATGGGGCAGATCCTGGTGACACTCGACCCCGAGGAAGCGGCCCAGGCGCTGGTCGATCTGGCCAATCTGCGCGGCGGGCCCGACAACATCACAGTGATCGTCGCCAAGGTGACCAGTCCCAGGCTCATCAGCCATGCCGACACTGGCTGGACCGCCGCGGCGGCAGAGAGCGAGTCGGCAGATTACATGCGGCTGCTGTTTTGGGGGATGTCGCTGGTGGCGCTATTTGCCGCGATGAGTTTTGGCGCCGCGCGCTACTGGGCGGCCGCTGGGCTCGGCGCCACCGTCGCCGCCGCGTTCGCCGCAGCGGCCTATGTCACGCATGGCGGGCGCCGTGCGCTGCAAGAGCATGTGGGGGGCGAGGCGCGTTATGGCCGGGGGCCCTATCGCACGCGGCATTGCCTGCCCGATCGCCGCGTGGCCGATGAGTTGGCCAAGATCGTGGGTCAACTGCGGCAGGCGGCGACGGACGGGAATTTTGCCGTCGATTGGAGCCGCTTTCGCGGTTGGGAAGAGGCCGCCGTGGCCGCCGCCGAACGCAGCGATTACGCCATTGCCATTCGCTCTTATTGCCGCGCCATGAGCAGCATGATGCAACAGTTGCGCAATCAAAGTTCCGGCGGTACTTCTGCTGGCGCCGGGGCCAACTGA
- a CDS encoding HAMP domain-containing histidine kinase has protein sequence MLQGSTSPRGKEVALLSRWPIRNKLLVGLALLVVIVAIASGSGLYGLYAYKWMVKSLSSRANELPLTTALIRHMSDLRVVFAEAHARRGDVYVADDADPLDELLRRDVTRRLATIRGVLDRYGNQLDFNEFRVETMSAGRHERRTFDQMQRLFDTMSRLCGQSDWLARPADRARLYVLASQLEELACKLPAILHERMQELASDVRGQYRSLIYLSWITTIIGGLLLALLVKLFYDWIFRPLRVLIKGSRRVALGQFNYRIVLDSRDEMAELADALNDMTARFRSIRDDLDRQVQERTKEVVRSERLASVGFLAAGVAHEINNPLASIAMCAESLEGRLTDVLGEANGEGAVARQYLSMIQTEAFRCKDITERLLDFSRMGDVQRQDTELRELVQGVIDMVGHLGKYHDKQIVLAAGPPVHALANAQEMKQVVLNLLTNALDSIDTGQQVDVRLQAERDHVELLVADNGCGMPPDVLEHLFEPFFTRKRGGQGTGLGLSITYRIIADHGGRITAHSAGTGQGSQFRVTLPRAASQQESRHRYQAA, from the coding sequence ATGCTCCAGGGTTCCACTTCGCCGCGCGGCAAGGAGGTCGCGTTGCTCTCGCGCTGGCCCATTCGCAACAAGCTGCTCGTCGGACTGGCGCTATTGGTCGTCATTGTGGCGATTGCGTCGGGCAGCGGTTTGTATGGCCTCTATGCCTACAAGTGGATGGTCAAGAGCCTCAGCTCGCGGGCCAACGAGTTGCCGCTGACCACGGCGCTGATTCGCCACATGAGCGACTTGCGAGTGGTCTTCGCCGAGGCGCACGCCCGCCGCGGCGACGTCTACGTGGCCGACGATGCCGATCCGCTCGACGAGTTGTTGCGCCGCGATGTGACACGGCGGTTGGCGACCATCCGCGGAGTGCTCGACCGCTATGGCAATCAGCTCGACTTCAACGAGTTTCGCGTGGAGACGATGAGCGCCGGCCGACACGAGCGGCGCACGTTCGACCAGATGCAGCGGCTGTTCGACACTATGTCGCGGCTCTGCGGCCAGAGCGATTGGCTGGCGCGCCCGGCCGATCGCGCGCGGCTCTACGTGTTGGCCAGCCAGTTGGAAGAGCTGGCCTGCAAGCTCCCCGCGATCCTGCACGAGCGCATGCAAGAGCTGGCCAGCGACGTGCGCGGCCAGTATCGCAGCCTCATCTATTTGAGCTGGATCACCACCATCATCGGCGGCCTGCTGTTGGCGCTGCTGGTCAAATTGTTCTACGACTGGATCTTTCGTCCGCTGCGCGTGCTCATCAAGGGTTCGCGGCGCGTGGCGCTGGGACAGTTCAATTACCGCATCGTGCTCGACTCGCGCGACGAGATGGCCGAATTGGCCGACGCGCTCAACGACATGACGGCCCGCTTTCGCTCGATTCGCGACGATCTGGATCGCCAGGTGCAAGAGCGCACCAAAGAGGTGGTCCGCAGCGAACGCTTGGCCAGCGTGGGTTTTTTGGCCGCCGGCGTCGCCCACGAGATCAACAACCCCTTGGCCTCGATCGCCATGTGCGCCGAATCGCTCGAAGGCCGGCTGACCGACGTGCTGGGCGAAGCTAATGGCGAGGGCGCCGTCGCCCGGCAATATCTGTCGATGATTCAGACCGAGGCGTTCCGCTGCAAGGACATCACCGAACGGCTGCTCGACTTCTCGCGAATGGGAGACGTGCAGCGCCAAGACACCGAACTGCGCGAACTGGTGCAAGGCGTGATCGACATGGTCGGCCATCTGGGCAAATACCACGACAAGCAGATCGTGCTCGCCGCCGGACCGCCGGTCCATGCGCTTGCCAACGCTCAGGAAATGAAACAAGTGGTGCTGAATCTGCTCACCAACGCGCTCGACAGCATCGACACCGGCCAGCAGGTCGACGTGCGCTTGCAGGCCGAGCGCGACCATGTGGAGCTGCTCGTGGCCGACAACGGCTGCGGCATGCCCCCCGACGTGCTCGAACATTTGTTCGAGCCGTTCTTCACCCGCAAACGGGGCGGGCAAGGCACCGGCCTGGGGCTTTCGATCACGTATCGCATCATCGCCGATCACGGGGGGCGCATCACGGCGCACAGCGCCGGAACGGGACAGGGGTCGCAGTTTCGCGTCACGCTGCCGCGTGCCGCCAGCCAACAGGAGTCGCGCCATCGCTACCAAGCCGCGTAA
- a CDS encoding sigma-54 dependent transcriptional regulator → MRLLFADDERSLQELMSLELPRLGHEVTVCPDGLTAVAALERNIYDAILVDLDMPGLHGLQVIARAKELSPDTEAIVLTGKSSLETAVGALRHGAFDYLTKPCKLAELDSLLARVAEKRELTNKYRALKHQLERIEGKSQLVGDTRPMQRLRDLIAKVAPTSSTVLLLGETGTGKELAARAVHDQSLRAEQPFVAINCGALPESLIESELFGHRRGAFTGADEHRVGLFEVANGGTLFLDEIGELPKGMQAKLLRFLESGEIRRVGDNNSFTVDVRVVCATHRNVEDMVAQGEFREDLMFRINTFEIRLPPLRERIDDLPRLAGHLLRRVRSGVRPGQEPFTPDAIKSLEAHHWPGNVRELANVIEHAAILCEELPIDAEHLPQRFAARRMATPFKLVGTQTLREIELQVIQQVLERHGGNKPRAAEELGISLKTLYNKLNQVNQLEQSA, encoded by the coding sequence CTGCGTCTGTTGTTTGCCGACGACGAACGATCGCTGCAAGAGCTGATGAGCCTCGAGCTGCCGCGCTTAGGGCACGAAGTGACCGTCTGCCCCGACGGCCTGACCGCTGTCGCCGCGCTCGAACGCAACATCTACGACGCGATTCTCGTCGATCTCGATATGCCCGGCCTGCACGGCTTGCAGGTGATTGCGCGGGCCAAGGAGCTGTCGCCCGACACCGAGGCGATCGTGCTCACCGGCAAAAGCTCTTTGGAGACGGCCGTGGGCGCGCTGCGGCATGGCGCCTTCGACTATCTGACCAAGCCGTGCAAGCTGGCCGAGCTCGATTCGCTGCTCGCCCGCGTGGCCGAAAAGCGCGAGCTGACCAACAAATATCGCGCCCTCAAACATCAGTTGGAACGGATCGAAGGCAAGTCGCAACTGGTGGGTGACACTCGCCCCATGCAACGCTTGCGCGACCTGATCGCCAAGGTGGCGCCGACCAGCTCCACGGTGCTGCTGTTGGGCGAGACCGGCACCGGCAAGGAACTGGCCGCCCGCGCCGTGCACGACCAAAGCCTGCGCGCCGAGCAGCCGTTTGTGGCGATCAACTGCGGCGCGCTGCCAGAGAGCCTGATCGAGAGCGAGCTGTTTGGGCATCGCCGCGGGGCGTTCACCGGCGCCGACGAGCATCGCGTGGGTCTGTTTGAGGTGGCCAACGGCGGCACGCTGTTTCTCGACGAGATCGGCGAACTGCCCAAGGGGATGCAGGCCAAGCTGCTGCGCTTTTTGGAGAGCGGCGAAATTCGCCGCGTCGGCGATAACAATTCGTTCACCGTCGATGTGCGCGTGGTCTGCGCCACGCACCGCAACGTCGAAGACATGGTGGCCCAGGGAGAATTTCGCGAAGACCTGATGTTCCGTATCAACACCTTCGAGATTCGCCTGCCTCCCTTGCGCGAACGCATCGACGATCTGCCGCGCCTGGCCGGCCACTTGCTGCGCCGCGTGCGCAGCGGCGTGCGGCCCGGGCAAGAGCCGTTCACCCCCGACGCCATCAAGTCGCTCGAAGCGCATCACTGGCCGGGCAACGTGCGCGAACTGGCCAACGTGATCGAGCACGCCGCCATCTTGTGCGAAGAGTTGCCGATCGACGCCGAACATCTACCGCAGCGGTTCGCCGCGCGTCGCATGGCGACGCCGTTCAAGCTGGTCGGCACGCAAACGCTGCGCGAGATCGAATTACAAGTGATCCAGCAAGTGCTGGAGCGCCACGGCGGCAACAAACCGCGCGCGGCCGAGGAGTTGGGCATCAGCCTGAAGACGCTTTACAACAAGCTGAATCAGGTGAACCAGCTTGAGCAATCGGCGTAA
- the lexA gene encoding transcriptional repressor LexA, which translates to MNELDKLTERQREVYEFIREKIRSRGYGPTVREIGAHFEISSPNGVMCHLKALEKKGLINREPNMSRAIMLTTDQPENKGLPLTGRIAAGVLHEAIEQNERIDFSEIFSGDSGDLFVLKVAGDSMIEDQIADGDFVVIRKQEQARKGQTVVAMTDEGEATLKRWFPEGKRVRLQPANSSMPPIYVTNAQVLGVLVGVVRCVN; encoded by the coding sequence ATGAACGAGCTCGACAAATTGACCGAGCGACAACGCGAAGTCTACGAATTCATTCGCGAGAAGATTCGCAGTCGCGGCTACGGCCCCACAGTGCGCGAGATCGGCGCCCACTTCGAGATCAGTTCGCCCAACGGCGTGATGTGCCACCTCAAGGCGCTCGAAAAGAAGGGGCTCATCAATCGCGAGCCCAATATGTCGCGGGCAATCATGCTCACCACCGACCAGCCCGAGAACAAGGGACTGCCGCTGACCGGACGGATCGCGGCGGGGGTGCTGCACGAGGCGATCGAGCAGAACGAGCGGATCGACTTCTCCGAGATTTTCAGCGGCGACTCGGGGGACCTGTTCGTGCTGAAGGTGGCGGGGGACTCGATGATCGAAGACCAGATCGCCGATGGCGACTTTGTCGTCATTCGCAAGCAGGAGCAGGCCCGCAAGGGGCAGACGGTGGTGGCCATGACCGACGAGGGAGAGGCGACGCTCAAGCGCTGGTTCCCGGAGGGGAAGCGCGTGCGTTTGCAGCCGGCCAATTCTTCGATGCCGCCGATCTATGTGACCAACGCGCAGGTGCTGGGCGTGCTGGTCGGCGTGGTCCGCTGCGTGAACTAG